Genomic segment of Novipirellula artificiosorum:
TCACTCCCTAATGTGAATGTGATGATGGAGACTTTTCGATAAAGGAATCGGTTTGACTATTCCGTAATGAAGTTGTCGGTGATGTCGTCGTCAAAAAGTGGTGTTTCAAGGAATTCCATTATCCGCCTAGTTCTGTTACTCAGTTGTGAGTCGTGTTTCGGGACAGTCCCTCAGTTCGAGTTCTTCCAAGTCGTCCGGGGCGTTGTAGAAAATCTCATTGATCACAACATCGGCATTTGTTTGGCCACTGGCCATCGATGAAGAACTCAAGAGCAGAAGCAAAGCCGGCTGCTCCTTGCCATCTTTCGCACGATGCTAAGATTTGGCACTTACGCCTCGTTCGTCAATAAACTTCGGTATCGGTGGCATCCTGCCGCCTTTTTTGTGGATTTTTTGCATGGCGGCAAGATGCCGCCGATACGGTGATCAGGTAACATATTTCCGGAAGAGCACCTACGGCTATTGGGCACTCACGTCGTAACAGAACAGCAGTCCTTGATCGCGTATGAAGAGCTTTCCGTTTGCCACGATCGGATGGGCCCAAGCCGGTGCACGGCTTCGATCGGGCTGGACAAAACGACCCCGTTCAATGAATTCCTCTTGTGATGGCTCGATCAGGAGAATCTCGTCCTCTTCCGAACGTAAATAGAGCTGTTCGTTTGCCACCAAGAGTGAACCCTTTGGAGCCTTTCGATCTCTCCAAAGGACATCACCGGTATGAAAGTCCAAGCAGGTGAGAAAACCGCCGCCGTTTCCTCCGTTGGCTCCGTACAGACAGCCATCGATGACCACCATCCCACCATGATGGTTCTGCATATTTGATGTGAAGTAGACTTCCTCGGCCGCTATCTTACCACTGGCATCCTTCACCAATTTGACCGCTCCTCCGCCGGCGCACTATCGCCGCCGCCAAGTCCATCGACTCGCCACGCCAGCGGCGGCCCCCCTTCGGGCCACTGCTGCAACAGCCCCTGTTCGGTCGAAATTGCGTTTCGCTGCGGTCCTTGCCATTGTGGCCAATCTTCGGCAACGCTGATTGTGCTGGAAACGAGCAGCAACAAACTAAAAACGTACAACTTCCTTATCATTGGTTTCATCTCCGAGAGAGTGTTTGTGTGTTGGTGGTATTAACCGAGCAATGCGGAATCCAATACGATCCAGCGAAACGCCACGAGTGTGCAGAGCACGCGGTTTAATAGGCGGTAGCCTACTAACTAGTCCGCATTTGATGTTCGATTACTCGGTGCGGACTCGCTCTTGGTCGGTAATGCGAAATCCATGCGTCACCGGGGCCATTAAATCTACAGAAAGTCTGGATCAATCGGCGATCGACGCTTCGGCAAAGTCGTTCATCTGACGAATTCTCGGGTCGGTCACCGGTGTGTGCCCTTTGACAATGATGCTTGCCTCGCGATGATTTAGCAGAAATTCAATCCAGTCGATCCAGGGTATCACGGGAGTTCCCCTGGACTGGCCAACGCTCTCATCGAGTAGGCGGTCAAGCAGCGTCTCTGATTGCTCGAACCAGCGGAGTGCTTCGTCCGCACGTCCCATCCGATGATGGGCAATCGCAATCAACGGGGACTCGATGCCGCGACCGAGCCAGTTCGCGTTACTGGACTGCTCAAGACGTTTCATAGCCTTTTCGTTGTCTCCTGCTTTCAAATGAGCCCAGCCCGCAACGTACAAATTCGCACCTCGATACATCTCGCGATAATGAGTTCGTCGCTTGTCGAACGCATGAGTTGACTTCGATACAGACTTTTCTCCGCCATCGGAATCCGTCAGCATCCGTTCGACTCTCAGTGCAAGTTCGGCTGCGGTCGATGGTGAGATTTCGCCAACCAATCGTCCTCGAGTTGCGACAGAGGCTGGGTCGTCCTGTTGCGAACGAGAAAATTGTTCGCAGAGTTTTTCGTAGGCGGACGTTTCTCCCCCGTAGTACAGAAGCTGGGGCACACCCGAAAGTTCGGTCTGCTCGACGGGGCATCCGATCCTGACCGCTTTGGCAAAATCATTCGCGGCCGATTCCCAACGGCCAAGCTTGGCATTGAGCCGACCGCGTTCAAGCCAGACCAGCGAGTAGCTGGGCAGCATCGTGGTGGCCTCGGTGTACAATTCGTAGGCATCGGCCCAACGCTGGGCATCAGCATGTGCTCGCCCCGACGAGAGCAAGACGGTGGATGAATTGAGTCGTTGGTTAAATGCTTCAAGCTCGTCGCGAGCGTCGTTTGCAGCGTCTTCAGCCGCCCTAGCTTTTTCCAATGCCACTACTTTCTCATCACGCTCCGTGATCGCCGCGCGAGCCTGCCAGACACTTACGACCGTCCCCAGGACCAAAGCGCACGCGACCAGCGATACCGTCGGAGTTCAATAAGGGGACGGAGGTCGTTTTCCAGCGTCACGAAAGAACCAAAGAGAATAATTGCGGCCCTTTCTTCCTCTTTTACGCTTTGATTCACCCAATGACTTGAAAATCATCTTCATGTTCGATATGTTCCACTGCAGCCTGCTTCACGGTCGCTTCTCTTGGCGGCTATGCTACGCGAAGCTAATGAGGTTCTGGGATGGGGTTAATCACTCGTAAATCGATGGCGTGCGCCAAGGTGGTTGTAAGGTGCCGAAGGGTTTCTCGCTTTCTCTCTTTCTCTCTTCGTTGGCGGCCTCTATGCGGGTGAATCGCGTCGCGTTTTCTCCCTCTGCGAAACCCAATGGGACTGGAATGGCTCACACCGCGTTCCGGTATCTTATCGCGTCATGGATGAAGACGCTTCCGGAGAAACGCATTATGAGTATGAGTTCGCGCTTGATTGGAAGATCGGAGACGACAACCCAGACAGGTACCCGGAAACTTCCGTTCACGATTGGCGGCTGGGGTACTGCAAACTATTTGAACGAAAGTGTCACGATCAGGATCAACTGGACATAGACCGACGTGCATTAACCGATTTTATGTTTAGGGAGAAGCTCGGTGAAGATGACGAGAAAAGCTCCGATTGATCACGCCGGCAACGCTTTGTTTTCTGACATCGCCTCGTCGATATCGGTACCTGTGCGACAATCGTTGTGAATGGTAGTGGACGAGGCAACGAGTCCTCGTGAAGGATGCATCTGGGATGCAAGGGACTCGTTGCCTCGTCCACTACAGCCGACTCCGGTAACCTATCTGGATGAAACCCTAGCTGAATCGAAACTGGATGTTGGGCCTCGAGAAATGCTGGGCCTCTGTCAAAATGGATCCCTCGGAAAACTTTACACCAGAAGACATCAACGTCAGTGACAATTGATGTAAGATTCTCCCGTACGACGTCTGGATCCGTGCCGGTGGGTTCTTGCCAGATTTACGTTTTCGAAGACAAGTGCAGAGAATAAGCAAATGCAAGTCAGGATGCTGAGCGGGGCCGACGTCGCAGAATTGTTATCAATGGCGGAGGCGATCCGATTGATGCGAACCGCTTTTGCTGCCTTGTCGGCTGGGCGAGCGGTCATGCCGATGCGATCCTGCGTGGATTTCCAGAACGGCGATATCCATATGATGCCTGCCGCTTTGGATGGCGGCGACATCTGCGTCAAGCTTGTGGCAACCTTTCGAGGCAATCGACAACACCACCTGCCTGTCGTACAGGGACTGCTGACATTGACCGACGGCGAGACAGGCACGCCACGTGCTGTCATGAATTGTGGGCCGTTGACGGCGATTCGCACGGGTGCCGCAGGCGGTTTGGCGATCGATGTGCTCTCTCGCCAAGACAGCGAGGTTCTTGGCGTCATCGGGGCGGGTGTCCAGGCGCGTATGCAGATCGAAGCGGGATTGTGCGTGCGTGATTTTCGACAAGTGATTCTGTACGATCGCGACGTGAAGGCAGCACAAACGCTTCGTCAGCTGCTGCTCGATCGTCCCAATCCACCGGAGGTGACCATCGCAGCCGATTCGCAGCAGGCAGCCAAGCAGGCGGATGTCTTGATCACGGCAACCACGTCCGCTTCACCCACTTTCGAAGGCGCCGGCGTGCGGCCTGGCACTCACATCAACGCGGTCGGTGCCTACCGACCCGATGTCCGAGAAGTCGATGATGTTTTGGTCGAGCGTGCCTATGTGGTCACCGATAGTCGCGAGGCCTGTCAACGCGAGGCGGGTGACTTGATCATCCCCGGTTGTAAGGGCGATGCCGAACTTGGAGACATCCTAAACGGAGTGGCAGAGGGGCGATCGGATGACGAACAAGTCACCTTTTTTAAATCCGTTGGCCTGGCCATTCAGGACGCCGTCGTGGCCAGTTGGCTATTGAAGCAAGCTGAAGAACATGAGATCGGTTCGCTGATCGAACTCTAAGCATCGCGTGAACAACAAGTGACGACTTTGGTAGTGGACGAGGCCACGAGTCCCGTGTTGCAGGACTCGTTGCCTCGTCCACTATGTTCGTTATTGATCCCGCGTGCGAATCGCAAGCGTTGCCGGCAAACCGGCTCCGTGCAGACCACTCAACTTGATTGTCTCCGATTGGTAGACTGCGTTTCCAATATTTAGAGATAGCGAATTCGTTTTGGATTGTGAAGGGAGACTCGAATGAAGACTTGGTTGGTGCGTTTGGCGGCAGGTCTCGTAACGCTAGGGGGCCTTGCCGCGGAGGTGTCACTTGGGCAGGCAACGGATGCGTCGCATCCGAACATCATACTGCTCATGGGAGACGACCATGGCTGGGACGAGACAGGCTACAACGGCCATCCACATCTGAAGACCCCGGTGCTGGACGAAATGGCCGCTTCAGGACTGCGGCTGGACCGATTCTACTCCGCGCACCCCTCGTGTTCACCGACCCGCGGCAGCGTCATGACCGGGCGACATCCCGTCCGCTACGGTACGTTCGCTCCGGGCTGGTCCCTGCGACCCGAGGAGGTCACGATTGCGCATCTTCTAGGCAATACGGGGTATGCCTGTGGGCATTTTGGCAAATGGCATCTCGGTCCTGTCAAAGCCAATTCCCCCACCAATCCGGGAGCAATGGGATTTGACCAGTGGCTCTCGCATGACAACTTCTTTGAGCTGAACCCCACCTTTTCACGCAACGGTGGTCCGCCTCAGAAATTCGAAGGGGAATCCTCGGAGATCGTGATCCGCGAAACGATTGAGTTTTTGGCAGGGGCGAGGAAAACGAAACAGCCATTCTTTGCGGTCGTCTGGTTCGGGTCGCCTCACGAACCGTATAGCGGTCTCGCAAAGGACCTCGCCCTCTATGACGACTTGCCCAGCGAATACTCGGACCAGCAGGTCAGACTGACATCCAACGAAACGGGACGCCAAACAATGCGACCGCTCCGCGATGTCCTCAGGGAACGTTACGCAGAGATCACGGCGATGGATCGTTCGATCGGACAGCTTCGCCAGTGGTTGAAACAAGCACAACTGCAAGACAACACGCTGTTGTGGTATTGCGGTGACAACGGCACCCCACTTGACGGGATCGTCACATCACCTTTCCGCGGACAGAAAGGAAATCTGTATCAAGGCGGCATCCGAGTCCCTGGAATCATCGAATGGCCGTCAAGGATCAGCAAGCCAGGCATCTCGGAGATGAATGCCGTCACCAGCGACATGTTGCCGACCCTTTGCAAGCTGACACGCACCCCCTTACCGGATCGCCCGCTTGATGGAATGGACCTGACGCC
This window contains:
- a CDS encoding ornithine cyclodeaminase family protein, whose product is MQVRMLSGADVAELLSMAEAIRLMRTAFAALSAGRAVMPMRSCVDFQNGDIHMMPAALDGGDICVKLVATFRGNRQHHLPVVQGLLTLTDGETGTPRAVMNCGPLTAIRTGAAGGLAIDVLSRQDSEVLGVIGAGVQARMQIEAGLCVRDFRQVILYDRDVKAAQTLRQLLLDRPNPPEVTIAADSQQAAKQADVLITATTSASPTFEGAGVRPGTHINAVGAYRPDVREVDDVLVERAYVVTDSREACQREAGDLIIPGCKGDAELGDILNGVAEGRSDDEQVTFFKSVGLAIQDAVVASWLLKQAEEHEIGSLIEL
- a CDS encoding tetratricopeptide repeat protein, with amino-acid sequence MEKARAAEDAANDARDELEAFNQRLNSSTVLLSSGRAHADAQRWADAYELYTEATTMLPSYSLVWLERGRLNAKLGRWESAANDFAKAVRIGCPVEQTELSGVPQLLYYGGETSAYEKLCEQFSRSQQDDPASVATRGRLVGEISPSTAAELALRVERMLTDSDGGEKSVSKSTHAFDKRRTHYREMYRGANLYVAGWAHLKAGDNEKAMKRLEQSSNANWLGRGIESPLIAIAHHRMGRADEALRWFEQSETLLDRLLDESVGQSRGTPVIPWIDWIEFLLNHREASIIVKGHTPVTDPRIRQMNDFAEASIAD
- a CDS encoding sulfatase family protein; the encoded protein is MKTWLVRLAAGLVTLGGLAAEVSLGQATDASHPNIILLMGDDHGWDETGYNGHPHLKTPVLDEMAASGLRLDRFYSAHPSCSPTRGSVMTGRHPVRYGTFAPGWSLRPEEVTIAHLLGNTGYACGHFGKWHLGPVKANSPTNPGAMGFDQWLSHDNFFELNPTFSRNGGPPQKFEGESSEIVIRETIEFLAGARKTKQPFFAVVWFGSPHEPYSGLAKDLALYDDLPSEYSDQQVRLTSNETGRQTMRPLRDVLRERYAEITAMDRSIGQLRQWLKQAQLQDNTLLWYCGDNGTPLDGIVTSPFRGQKGNLYQGGIRVPGIIEWPSRISKPGISEMNAVTSDMLPTLCKLTRTPLPDRPLDGMDLTPMIDGQMSQRPSPIGFWTFDSNTEAKNEPYIEAELQRGTTPLVKLMGDIHTRNFRNFHHSEITEQDFAGSRALVGNRYKLVVQNKRGGEPISELYDLLNDPSETKNLVESKSQVAAGMQVELKDWQQSVLSSLTAADYE